The Vibrio tubiashii ATCC 19109 genome has a segment encoding these proteins:
- a CDS encoding Dam family site-specific DNA-(adenine-N6)-methyltransferase translates to MKKQRAFLKWAGGKYGLVEDIQRHLPEARKLVEPFVGAGSVFLNTDYDQYLLADINPDLINLYNLLKENPQEYITEAKRWFCPENNRKEAYLDIRSQFNATDDVMYRSLAFLYMNRFGFNGLCRYNKKGGFNVPFGSYKKPYFPEAELEFFAEKAKKATFVCEGYHETFKRARKGSVVYCDPPYAPLSTTANFTSYAGNGFTLDDQAALADVAERAAVERGIPVLISNHDTTLTRRLYHGAELNVVKVKRTISRNGAGRNKVDELLALFKPVESQ, encoded by the coding sequence ATGAAGAAGCAGCGAGCCTTCCTGAAATGGGCAGGTGGAAAATACGGACTTGTCGAAGATATTCAGCGTCACTTGCCAGAAGCTCGTAAGCTGGTAGAACCGTTCGTAGGTGCTGGGTCTGTATTTCTAAACACTGATTATGATCAGTACTTGCTCGCAGACATCAACCCAGATCTGATAAACTTGTACAACCTCCTCAAAGAAAACCCGCAAGAGTACATTACTGAGGCGAAGCGTTGGTTCTGCCCTGAGAATAATCGCAAAGAGGCTTACCTCGATATTCGCAGCCAGTTCAATGCCACAGATGATGTGATGTATCGTTCTTTGGCTTTCCTGTATATGAACCGCTTTGGTTTTAATGGTTTGTGCCGTTACAACAAAAAAGGCGGCTTTAATGTCCCGTTTGGTTCGTACAAAAAGCCTTATTTCCCGGAAGCTGAGTTAGAGTTCTTTGCCGAAAAAGCGAAGAAAGCGACGTTTGTCTGTGAAGGCTACCACGAGACTTTTAAGCGTGCGCGCAAAGGCAGTGTTGTCTACTGTGATCCGCCGTATGCACCGCTGTCAACGACAGCTAATTTCACCTCGTATGCAGGTAATGGTTTCACTCTCGACGACCAAGCTGCTTTGGCCGATGTGGCTGAGAGAGCGGCGGTTGAGCGTGGAATTCCAGTGCTGATTTCTAACCACGATACCACTTTGACTCGTCGTCTTTATCATGGCGCTGAGCTCAATGTCGTCAAGGTGAAACGCACGATTAGCCGCAATGGTGCAGGGCGTAACAAAGTTGATGAACTTCTTGCGCTATTCAAACCTGTTGAAAGCCAATAA
- a CDS encoding SPOR domain-containing protein, whose amino-acid sequence MSLAHDPRVLELDSQTELLERLQLLTNFGSNLVTLGGASGAGKTWLAQYYLEAWAQDKNQSLLMCYPNQDESQRRSTILSQLISEPLFNPADSLVESFTRIMQGETCDVVIAIDDAHLLTESFVSELWMLVLEAQVNPGWTVNVLLFAQSNSLDALLTRLSYGQEHKPIDLEIEPLSQEEADRFFEQLVIRFVEDDMEKRVRNAYRTVARHPGEIMALGDQKVEKRIIIRSIVGSPINIALLVITLLVLIGGGYWWMMSQPSPDDKAQQITESIEQTAIPTLSEESASQESTAATIEPEPVVDPTMANAEDDSLSLPPDVTEQISSVGNTDEDHQRVVITSDVVDALMEGKPEKADTSKIEQVVEQSKTEQVTEPQAAASSDSAAVAESAAEEEVAPSPTVIKFSFTKDELKSFSPRSYTLQLAAVNSLEEVQNFIDRHQLANQVFIYPTQRNGVDWYIVTYQNYPTIQVARDAVQGLSTELQNVEPWAKSLSQVQREIDRGNQDN is encoded by the coding sequence ATGAGCTTGGCGCATGATCCACGTGTGTTGGAGTTAGATTCACAAACAGAACTGCTAGAACGTTTGCAGCTGTTGACTAATTTTGGCTCGAATTTGGTCACACTTGGTGGTGCATCAGGTGCGGGTAAGACTTGGCTAGCACAATATTATCTAGAAGCTTGGGCGCAAGATAAAAACCAGTCGTTACTGATGTGTTACCCCAACCAAGATGAATCTCAACGTCGCTCAACTATCCTCTCTCAACTTATTTCCGAACCTCTTTTTAATCCGGCTGATTCTCTCGTTGAGTCTTTCACACGCATCATGCAGGGCGAGACCTGTGATGTAGTGATAGCGATCGATGATGCGCATTTGCTGACTGAGTCCTTCGTTTCTGAACTGTGGATGTTGGTACTTGAAGCTCAGGTTAACCCAGGTTGGACTGTGAATGTGCTGTTGTTCGCTCAATCGAACAGTCTAGATGCATTACTGACTCGATTGAGTTATGGTCAAGAACACAAGCCGATTGATCTTGAAATTGAACCACTTAGCCAAGAAGAAGCGGATCGATTCTTTGAACAATTGGTGATTCGGTTTGTCGAAGATGACATGGAAAAGCGCGTTCGAAACGCGTATCGAACGGTTGCTCGTCATCCTGGCGAAATCATGGCTTTAGGGGATCAAAAAGTGGAAAAAAGGATCATTATCCGCTCAATTGTGGGTTCACCAATCAATATTGCACTGTTGGTTATCACGCTACTGGTGTTAATCGGCGGTGGTTACTGGTGGATGATGTCGCAGCCATCGCCAGATGACAAAGCTCAGCAAATCACAGAATCTATCGAACAGACGGCAATACCGACACTATCGGAAGAGAGCGCTAGCCAAGAAAGTACCGCAGCGACAATTGAACCTGAACCTGTGGTTGATCCAACCATGGCGAATGCTGAAGATGACTCGCTCTCGCTACCACCAGATGTGACTGAGCAAATATCGAGTGTTGGCAATACCGATGAGGATCATCAGCGCGTAGTGATTACCTCTGATGTGGTTGATGCACTGATGGAAGGCAAACCTGAGAAGGCGGATACCAGTAAAATCGAACAAGTTGTCGAGCAATCGAAAACTGAGCAGGTTACCGAGCCTCAAGCAGCCGCCTCTTCAGATTCCGCAGCCGTAGCAGAAAGTGCTGCTGAAGAGGAAGTGGCGCCAAGTCCTACCGTAATCAAGTTCTCTTTCACTAAAGATGAGCTGAAAAGCTTTTCTCCACGTAGTTACACTCTCCAGTTAGCGGCAGTGAACTCACTTGAGGAAGTGCAGAATTTTATTGATCGTCACCAGCTCGCCAATCAGGTCTTTATCTATCCAACTCAACGCAATGGGGTGGATTGGTACATAGTGACGTACCAAAACTATCCAACCATTCAAGTGGCACGAGATGCGGTACAAGGGTTGTCTACTGAGCTGCAAAACGTAGAGCCTTGGGCCAAGTCTCTTAGTCAAGTGCAACGAGAGATTGACCGCGGCAATCAAGATAATTAG
- a CDS encoding pilus assembly protein PilP, with protein MKINRLLPLIALVSGCKANQAPLEEYLAQLKRDAEVEVYELAPLIGVQSSKYTAHQVRQPFELPQAALSINQQKLAIDCWQPKRNASQLATFPLSQLRLKGVMSRGGRKSALIEAPTGHLVQVNSGSYLGLNHGKVTKVTDGYVLVREAIADGLGCWQLRNTKLALK; from the coding sequence ATGAAAATTAATCGGCTATTGCCTTTGATTGCTTTGGTGTCTGGCTGCAAGGCAAATCAAGCTCCACTTGAGGAATACTTAGCGCAACTTAAGCGTGATGCTGAAGTGGAGGTGTATGAACTTGCCCCGCTTATAGGTGTTCAAAGCTCCAAATATACTGCCCACCAAGTTAGGCAGCCATTCGAGCTACCCCAAGCTGCACTGTCCATTAACCAGCAAAAGTTAGCAATAGATTGTTGGCAACCTAAACGCAACGCGAGTCAGTTGGCGACTTTTCCGTTGAGCCAATTACGACTAAAAGGCGTGATGAGTCGAGGTGGAAGAAAGTCAGCGCTTATTGAGGCGCCAACCGGTCACTTGGTACAAGTTAACTCAGGCAGTTATCTGGGGCTGAATCATGGTAAGGTCACCAAGGTTACTGATGGCTATGTGTTGGTGCGAGAAGCCATCGCAGACGGTCTCGGATGCTGGCAGTTACGTAATACTAAATTAGCGCTTAAGTAG
- a CDS encoding type IV pilus inner membrane component PilO: MNRFNLDIEEIGEWPLTYQLVVIAVLMAMLQGGGYWLLVQPELEQLDVLKQQEQQHKTSIALKTKKVVLLPRMKAQLDELSQRYDYLSRQLPAQKELASMLASVNQVGLQNSLTFTRIDWGQKHDQTFLYKLPLNIELTGDYHDIGDFSAAIASLARMINFDDVYWHRVSLESSTLHFRVRAYTYQLKSEVKDEN, from the coding sequence GTGAATCGCTTTAACCTTGATATTGAAGAGATAGGCGAGTGGCCACTTACTTATCAGCTAGTCGTGATCGCGGTGTTGATGGCGATGTTACAGGGAGGCGGTTATTGGCTTTTGGTTCAGCCTGAGCTTGAACAACTCGATGTTCTTAAACAGCAAGAGCAGCAGCACAAAACCTCAATAGCACTGAAAACGAAAAAAGTGGTGTTGTTACCTAGAATGAAGGCTCAGCTTGATGAGCTGTCACAGCGGTATGACTATCTATCGCGTCAATTACCCGCGCAAAAAGAGCTCGCTTCTATGTTGGCGTCAGTTAATCAGGTCGGCTTACAAAACTCCCTGACTTTTACCCGAATTGATTGGGGACAAAAGCACGATCAAACGTTTCTGTACAAGCTTCCACTCAACATTGAATTGACCGGTGACTATCACGATATCGGCGACTTTTCTGCCGCAATTGCCTCGCTAGCGCGAATGATAAATTTTGATGATGTCTATTGGCACCGTGTCAGTTTAGAAAGTAGCACGCTGCATTTTCGCGTTCGAGCCTACACCTATCAGCTTAAAAGTGAGGTCAAAGATGAAAATTAA
- a CDS encoding phosphoglycolate phosphatase, with amino-acid sequence MSNIKLIAFDLDGTLLDSVPDLAVAADQAVQALGYPAVTEEQVRDYVGNGADVLIGRSLSRSLTVSPDLDPELHAKARILFDDYYEQSGHKLSHLYPAVKETLAELHEAGFTMALVTNKPSKFVPEVLAKHGIDKYFVDVIGGDTFPEKKPNPMALNWLLEKHGCQPQEMLMVGDSSNDIKAAKNAGCHSFGLTYGYNHGEPISASQPNYVADTIADLAELLTVSA; translated from the coding sequence ATGAGCAACATTAAGTTAATCGCATTCGATTTAGACGGTACGCTACTTGATAGCGTGCCTGATTTGGCGGTTGCTGCTGACCAAGCGGTACAAGCGCTAGGCTACCCAGCGGTGACAGAAGAGCAAGTGCGTGACTATGTAGGTAACGGCGCTGATGTTCTTATTGGTCGTTCGCTGAGTCGCAGCCTAACGGTCTCACCAGATTTAGACCCTGAATTGCATGCCAAAGCGCGTATTCTGTTTGATGACTACTACGAGCAAAGCGGACACAAGCTCAGCCACCTCTACCCAGCGGTAAAGGAAACCTTGGCAGAGCTGCACGAAGCGGGCTTTACCATGGCGCTAGTGACCAACAAGCCATCGAAGTTTGTCCCTGAGGTTCTGGCGAAGCACGGCATTGATAAGTACTTTGTTGATGTGATAGGTGGCGATACGTTCCCAGAGAAAAAACCTAACCCAATGGCACTAAATTGGCTGCTTGAGAAACATGGCTGTCAGCCACAAGAAATGCTAATGGTGGGTGATTCAAGTAACGATATCAAAGCGGCGAAAAACGCAGGCTGTCACTCGTTTGGTTTGACCTATGGTTACAACCACGGTGAGCCTATTTCTGCTTCTCAACCGAATTATGTCGCAGATACCATCGCAGATTTAGCAGAACTCTTAACGGTTTCAGCTTAA
- the aroK gene encoding shikimate kinase AroK: MAEKRNIFLVGPMGAGKSTIGRHLAQQLHMEFVDSDTVIEERTGADIAWVFDVEGEEGFRDREEKVINDLTEEQGIVLATGGGSIKSKENRNRLSARGIVVYLETTIEKQLARTNRDKKRPLLQTDNPRDVLESLAGERNPLYEEIADYTVRTDDQSAKVVANQIVKMLEER; encoded by the coding sequence ATGGCTGAGAAACGCAATATTTTCCTTGTTGGCCCTATGGGTGCCGGCAAAAGCACAATTGGTAGACACCTAGCTCAACAGCTTCATATGGAGTTTGTTGATTCTGATACCGTTATTGAAGAACGTACTGGCGCAGATATCGCTTGGGTATTTGACGTAGAAGGTGAAGAAGGCTTCCGCGATCGCGAGGAAAAAGTGATTAACGACCTAACGGAAGAGCAAGGTATCGTACTTGCGACCGGTGGTGGTTCAATCAAGAGCAAAGAAAACCGCAATCGTCTTTCTGCACGCGGTATTGTTGTTTACCTTGAAACAACGATTGAAAAGCAGCTTGCTCGCACTAACCGCGACAAGAAGCGACCATTATTACAGACTGATAATCCACGTGACGTGCTTGAATCGCTAGCTGGCGAGCGCAACCCACTTTACGAAGAAATTGCGGATTACACAGTACGTACAGACGATCAAAGTGCAAAAGTGGTAGCCAACCAGATCGTAAAAATGCTAGAAGAACGTTAA
- the aroB gene encoding 3-dehydroquinate synthase, whose product MERITVSLDERSYPISIGAGLFNDPAHLSFLSAKQKVVVISNVTVAPLYADKILSLIEQQGCEATVLELPDGEQYKSLDTFNTIMSFLLEGNYARDVVVVALGGGVIGDLVGFAAACYQRGVDFIQIPTTLLSQVDSSVGGKTAVNHKLGKNMIGAFYQPKAVVIDTDCLKTLPQREFAAGISEVIKYGIIYDQDFFVWLEENLDKLYQLDEQALTYAIARCCEIKAEVVAQDEKESGIRALLNLGHTFGHAIEAELGYGNWLHGEAVSAGTVMAAKTAQLQGLINEQQVERIISILKRAQLPVHTPETMSFADFMKHMMRDKKVLSGELRLVLPTSIGTAEVVKGVPESIIEQAIDFARTV is encoded by the coding sequence ATGGAACGGATTACGGTCAGCTTAGATGAGCGTAGCTATCCAATCTCAATTGGTGCCGGATTATTTAATGATCCGGCCCACCTTTCTTTCTTATCGGCAAAACAAAAAGTGGTGGTGATTTCTAATGTCACTGTAGCACCACTGTATGCGGATAAAATCCTCTCTCTTATCGAGCAACAAGGCTGTGAAGCGACAGTTCTTGAGCTGCCTGATGGCGAACAGTACAAATCATTAGACACCTTTAACACCATCATGAGCTTCCTACTTGAAGGCAATTACGCCCGTGATGTGGTGGTAGTTGCGCTCGGTGGTGGCGTGATTGGTGATTTAGTGGGTTTCGCTGCGGCCTGTTACCAGCGCGGTGTCGACTTTATCCAGATCCCGACGACGTTGCTGTCTCAAGTCGACTCATCTGTGGGTGGTAAAACGGCGGTTAACCATAAACTCGGCAAGAACATGATTGGTGCCTTCTACCAACCTAAAGCGGTGGTTATCGATACTGACTGTCTAAAAACTTTACCGCAAAGAGAGTTTGCTGCTGGTATTTCCGAAGTCATCAAGTACGGCATCATCTACGATCAAGACTTCTTTGTCTGGTTAGAAGAAAACCTCGATAAGCTGTATCAACTTGATGAACAAGCTCTGACTTACGCTATTGCTCGCTGCTGTGAGATTAAGGCGGAAGTGGTTGCTCAGGACGAAAAAGAGTCTGGAATTCGCGCATTGCTGAACCTAGGTCATACATTTGGTCATGCGATCGAAGCTGAGTTAGGTTATGGTAATTGGCTACATGGTGAAGCTGTTTCAGCAGGTACGGTGATGGCTGCAAAAACCGCTCAACTTCAAGGCCTTATCAATGAGCAGCAAGTTGAGCGAATTATCTCTATACTGAAAAGAGCCCAGCTACCAGTACATACTCCAGAAACGATGTCATTTGCTGATTTCATGAAGCATATGATGCGTGATAAGAAAGTACTCTCTGGTGAGCTTCGCCTTGTACTCCCTACCAGCATAGGGACTGCTGAAGTAGTTAAAGGTGTTCCAGAATCGATCATTGAACAAGCTATCGACTTCGCGCGCACTGTTTAA
- a CDS encoding PilN domain-containing protein: MLHSINLLPWREELRDYRQKRFRLLMMVTLIIAVIIQWGIGSYIEQQQDRQSERNDYLVRHGEQLDQQLNQLKVVEREHQALLTRLSVIEGLQKERNKTTDFMNLLPELIPAGVYIDKLKINGLQVELVGISDSTSHLATMLDNLEKSPAVTNVEMHSIVHGTTRFASKYQSYRVSFSLLGGQSESL, translated from the coding sequence ATGCTGCATAGCATCAATCTATTGCCGTGGCGTGAAGAGCTGCGAGATTATCGCCAAAAGCGCTTTAGACTGCTGATGATGGTTACGCTAATCATTGCTGTGATTATCCAGTGGGGCATCGGCAGTTATATAGAGCAGCAACAGGATCGGCAATCTGAGCGTAATGACTACCTTGTACGTCATGGAGAGCAATTGGACCAACAGCTTAACCAACTGAAAGTCGTCGAACGCGAACATCAAGCTCTACTTACCCGTTTGTCGGTTATTGAGGGGTTGCAGAAAGAGCGCAATAAAACTACAGACTTTATGAATTTATTGCCTGAGCTGATTCCAGCTGGTGTTTACATCGACAAGCTAAAGATCAATGGCCTGCAGGTTGAGCTTGTTGGGATCAGCGATTCAACTTCTCATCTTGCCACCATGCTAGACAACCTCGAAAAATCACCCGCAGTAACTAACGTCGAGATGCATTCCATTGTTCATGGTACGACTCGATTTGCCAGTAAGTACCAATCATATCGTGTCTCTTTTTCTCTTTTAGGAGGTCAGAGTGAATCGCTTTAA
- the trpS gene encoding tryptophan--tRNA ligase produces the protein MSKPIVLSGVQPSGELSIGNYLGALRQWQQMQDDYDCQYCVVDLHAITVRQDPKALHEATLDALAICLAVGVDPQKSTLFVQSHVPEHAQLGWLLNCYTQMGELGRMTQFKDKSARYSKDASSQFGDVNVGLFDYPVLMAADILLYGAHQVPVGSDQKQHLELARDIANRFNNIYSPEQPIFQVPEPYIPTVNARVMSLQDATKKMSKSDDNRKNVITLLEEPKSIIKKINKAQTDAETPPRIAHDWDNKAGISNLMGLYSAATGMSFEEIEAKYQGVEMYGPFKKDVGEALVAMLEPIQAEYHRIRADRAYMDQVMKQGAEKASARAAETLKKAYEAVGFVARP, from the coding sequence ATGAGCAAACCCATCGTATTGAGTGGTGTTCAACCATCAGGTGAACTAAGTATCGGTAACTACTTGGGTGCTCTACGTCAATGGCAGCAGATGCAAGATGATTACGATTGCCAATACTGTGTTGTCGACCTTCACGCAATTACGGTTCGCCAAGATCCGAAAGCGTTACACGAAGCGACTCTAGATGCACTAGCAATCTGTCTTGCAGTTGGTGTTGATCCGCAAAAGAGCACGCTATTTGTTCAGTCACATGTACCAGAGCATGCTCAACTTGGTTGGCTTCTTAACTGTTACACCCAGATGGGTGAACTGGGCCGAATGACTCAGTTTAAAGACAAGTCTGCACGTTATTCGAAAGATGCATCTAGCCAATTTGGTGATGTGAACGTGGGCTTGTTCGACTACCCAGTCTTGATGGCTGCAGATATTCTTCTCTACGGCGCGCACCAAGTGCCTGTCGGTAGTGACCAGAAGCAGCACCTTGAACTAGCGCGTGATATCGCTAACCGCTTCAACAACATCTACTCGCCAGAGCAGCCAATCTTCCAAGTGCCAGAGCCGTACATTCCAACGGTGAATGCACGTGTGATGAGCCTGCAAGATGCAACCAAGAAGATGTCTAAGTCGGACGATAACCGTAAGAACGTGATCACTTTGCTTGAAGAGCCTAAGTCAATCATCAAGAAGATTAACAAAGCTCAAACGGATGCAGAAACGCCACCGCGTATTGCTCATGACTGGGACAACAAAGCCGGTATTTCAAACCTAATGGGTCTTTACTCGGCAGCGACAGGTATGAGCTTTGAAGAGATTGAAGCTAAGTACCAAGGTGTAGAGATGTACGGTCCATTCAAGAAAGATGTCGGTGAAGCGCTCGTTGCAATGCTTGAGCCTATTCAAGCGGAATACCACCGTATCCGCGCTGACCGTGCTTATATGGATCAGGTGATGAAGCAAGGTGCTGAGAAAGCCTCTGCACGCGCAGCAGAAACGCTGAAGAAAGCATACGAAGCAGTAGGTTTCGTGGCACGCCCTTAG
- the rpe gene encoding ribulose-phosphate 3-epimerase: protein MKDFLIAPSILSADMARLGEDVEKVLAAGADVVHFDVMDNHYVPNLTFGAPICQALRDYGITAPIDVHLMVKPVDRIIPDFAKAGASMITFHIEASEHVDRTLQLIKEHGCKAGVVLNPATPLSHLEYIIDKVDMILLMSVNPGFGGQSFIPKTLDKLRAVRKMIDESGRDIRLEIDGGVKVENIREIAEAGADMFVAGSAIFNQPDYKQVIDEMRAELAKVN, encoded by the coding sequence ATGAAAGATTTCCTTATCGCTCCATCAATTCTGTCTGCGGATATGGCTCGCTTAGGCGAAGACGTAGAAAAAGTACTCGCAGCAGGGGCAGATGTGGTTCATTTTGATGTGATGGACAATCACTACGTACCTAACCTAACCTTTGGTGCGCCTATCTGTCAGGCACTGCGTGACTACGGTATTACTGCACCAATCGATGTACACCTTATGGTGAAGCCAGTGGATCGCATTATTCCTGACTTCGCTAAAGCAGGTGCATCTATGATCACTTTCCATATTGAAGCTTCTGAGCACGTTGATCGCACACTTCAGCTTATCAAAGAGCATGGCTGTAAAGCGGGTGTGGTACTCAACCCAGCGACACCGCTGTCTCATCTTGAGTACATCATTGATAAAGTAGACATGATTCTTCTGATGTCAGTGAACCCAGGCTTTGGTGGTCAATCCTTCATTCCAAAAACACTCGATAAGCTACGCGCAGTACGCAAAATGATTGATGAATCTGGTCGCGATATTCGCTTGGAAATTGATGGTGGTGTGAAGGTTGAAAACATCAGAGAGATCGCAGAAGCGGGCGCGGATATGTTCGTCGCAGGTTCGGCTATCTTCAACCAGCCAGATTACAAGCAAGTGATCGATGAAATGCGCGCAGAACTGGCTAAGGTTAACTAA
- a CDS encoding type IV pilus secretin PilQ codes for MNRIKGLVAFTRRCLQWLTLFVVFLPSVVYAQEQNDNLLQGLDFKIDEQRNAQIVLTLSDSRAVVDIQKVAQGLSITLPQTQVTEALIKVFDVTEFGTVVRDIEVFRHPDKVELIAAINGDFRYHDQLEGTRLQVTVENSSDGQQVDKTSLLDKPGKKLSLNFQDIPVRNVLQLIAHYNDFNLVVSDSVTGNLTLRLEEVSWQKVLDIILQVKGLDKRVEGSIVLVAPKAELDAREQQMLEKARLQEQLGELSSDIIQVKFAKAADIADLIDGGGEFSMLSPRGSLSVDERTNTLLIRDLEQNVDVIRSIVESLDIPVKQVQIEARIVTVNEGNLDELGVRWGFSNTNGSTSTGATIEDNVFDVVPIDDMLNVNLGATSANASTIAFQVAKLGSDMLLDLELSALQRESKAEVISSPRLITTNKKPAYIEQGSEIPYLESSSSGATSVSFKKAVLSLKVTPQITPDNRLILDLSVTQDRPGDVVKTGTGEAVAINTQRIGTQVLVENGETVVLGGIFQHSVTDAVDKVPFFGDLPLLGALFRRSYQQMGKSELLIFVTPRVVIE; via the coding sequence ATGAATAGGATAAAAGGATTGGTGGCTTTTACTAGACGCTGTTTGCAATGGCTCACCTTGTTTGTGGTGTTCCTACCCAGTGTTGTTTATGCCCAAGAGCAAAATGACAATCTTCTGCAAGGCTTGGATTTTAAAATCGATGAGCAGCGTAACGCGCAAATTGTCCTAACCTTGTCCGACTCACGTGCTGTGGTCGATATACAAAAAGTGGCGCAGGGGTTAAGTATTACCTTGCCACAAACCCAAGTGACGGAAGCCTTAATTAAGGTATTTGACGTGACCGAGTTTGGTACGGTAGTGCGTGACATTGAAGTCTTTCGCCATCCAGACAAGGTCGAGTTGATAGCGGCAATTAATGGGGACTTTCGTTACCACGATCAACTTGAAGGGACGCGCCTGCAAGTGACCGTGGAAAATAGTAGCGATGGTCAGCAGGTAGACAAAACAAGCCTTCTCGATAAGCCAGGCAAAAAGCTATCACTTAATTTTCAAGATATTCCGGTTAGAAATGTGTTGCAACTGATCGCCCATTACAATGATTTCAACTTGGTTGTTTCCGATTCAGTGACTGGCAATCTGACCTTACGCCTTGAAGAGGTATCATGGCAGAAGGTGCTCGACATCATCTTGCAGGTCAAAGGGTTAGATAAACGTGTTGAAGGAAGCATTGTTTTAGTCGCGCCAAAAGCGGAACTGGATGCTCGTGAGCAGCAGATGCTGGAGAAAGCGCGTTTACAGGAACAGTTAGGGGAACTGTCGTCGGACATCATCCAAGTTAAGTTTGCCAAGGCGGCCGATATTGCTGACTTAATCGATGGGGGCGGAGAGTTTAGCATGCTGTCCCCTCGGGGTTCTTTGAGTGTGGACGAGCGCACCAACACCCTATTGATTCGAGATTTAGAGCAAAATGTCGATGTTATTCGTTCTATTGTCGAATCACTCGATATTCCCGTTAAGCAGGTGCAAATCGAGGCGAGGATTGTCACGGTTAATGAAGGCAACTTGGATGAGCTTGGGGTACGTTGGGGATTTAGTAACACCAACGGCAGTACTTCTACTGGCGCCACTATTGAAGATAACGTATTCGATGTTGTGCCAATCGATGACATGCTTAATGTGAATCTTGGCGCAACTTCTGCCAATGCTTCGACCATCGCATTTCAAGTCGCCAAGCTTGGCTCCGACATGTTGCTTGACCTTGAGTTATCGGCATTACAACGAGAGTCGAAAGCAGAAGTCATCTCAAGTCCGCGTTTGATCACAACCAATAAAAAGCCAGCCTATATTGAGCAGGGCAGCGAGATTCCTTATCTAGAGTCATCTTCAAGTGGGGCAACCAGCGTTTCGTTTAAGAAGGCAGTACTCAGTTTAAAAGTTACGCCACAGATCACCCCTGATAATCGGCTAATTCTGGATTTGAGTGTGACCCAAGATAGGCCAGGTGATGTGGTGAAAACCGGTACCGGAGAAGCGGTGGCGATTAATACCCAAAGAATCGGTACCCAAGTGCTGGTGGAGAATGGAGAAACCGTGGTGCTCGGGGGCATTTTTCAACACAGCGTGACAGATGCGGTCGACAAGGTGCCTTTCTTTGGTGATTTGCCTCTGCTAGGGGCGCTATTTCGTCGTTCTTACCAACAAATGGGCAAAAGCGAACTGTTAATTTTCGTCACCCCAAGGGTAGTGATTGAGTAA